The following coding sequences are from one uncultured Bacteroides sp. window:
- a CDS encoding HDIG domain-containing metalloprotein, whose translation MDSFKTKSNFQHKDLLYKMLIFVGMIAFIVYFLPRDRKFNYQFDINKPWKYGQLIATFNFPVYKDNTVVKHEQDSILASFQPYYLIKENIEKKALRNLKKYSKTLLNNRIIPSTQYIHHIQNELQAIYKRGIISAEEMMRLHQDSTTSIMIINNKMARSIATKDLYSVKEAYEKILTSDTIQYNKNILRKCNLNEYIYPNISFDKQRTAAAKKEALDNYSWANGVVQSGQKIVDRGEIISQETYNILKSLQKESLKRNQAIGKKQLIIGGQILFIGILILCFMLYLELFRKDYYKHKGNLPLLFSLVTLYCIITSIMISNNILSIYIIPYAMLPIIIRIFLDSRTAFITHTITILACSIALRYPYEFILLQLTSGLVAIYSLRELSQRSQLFRTAFLVIITYILVYFAFELITENSLSNLNGKTYLYFIINGVFLLFTYPLLFLLEKIFSFTSNVTLVELSNINNALLRKLSETVPGTFQHSMQVANLAAEAAIRVGAKSQLVRTGALYHDIGKMVNPVFFTENQTANINPHEKLSYEQSAQIVINHINDGVKLAEKNNLPKAIKDFIVTHHGRGKTKFFYISWKNEHPNEEPNEELFTYPGPNPFSKETAILMMADGVEAASRSLNEYTEESISILVEKIIDSQVEEGYFRECPITFQDIATVKEVFKEKLRTIYHTRISYPELKK comes from the coding sequence GAATGATAGCCTTCATTGTCTACTTTTTACCCCGAGACAGGAAGTTTAACTATCAATTTGATATTAATAAGCCTTGGAAATACGGCCAATTGATTGCTACATTTAATTTTCCGGTCTATAAAGACAATACAGTCGTAAAGCATGAACAAGACAGCATCCTAGCATCTTTTCAACCCTATTATCTAATCAAAGAAAATATCGAGAAAAAGGCTTTACGCAACTTAAAAAAATATTCAAAAACATTATTAAACAACCGAATAATTCCATCTACCCAATATATTCATCACATACAAAATGAATTACAGGCCATCTATAAAAGAGGAATCATATCTGCTGAAGAAATGATGCGTTTGCATCAAGATAGCACCACTTCTATCATGATAATAAACAATAAAATGGCCCGTTCCATTGCTACAAAAGATTTATATTCTGTAAAAGAGGCTTACGAGAAAATTTTAACTAGCGACACCATCCAATACAACAAAAACATACTACGCAAATGTAACTTAAACGAATACATTTATCCCAACATCTCTTTTGATAAACAACGAACTGCCGCAGCAAAAAAAGAAGCCTTAGATAATTATTCATGGGCCAATGGAGTTGTACAAAGTGGACAGAAGATCGTAGACAGGGGGGAGATAATAAGCCAAGAGACATATAATATTCTTAAATCCCTGCAAAAAGAATCACTTAAAAGAAACCAAGCAATAGGAAAAAAGCAATTAATTATTGGAGGGCAAATCTTATTTATAGGAATCCTCATCTTGTGCTTTATGCTCTACTTGGAACTATTTAGGAAAGATTACTATAAGCACAAAGGCAACCTCCCTCTTCTTTTTTCTCTAGTTACCTTATATTGTATTATCACCTCTATTATGATAAGTAACAATATACTCAGCATTTATATCATACCTTATGCTATGCTGCCAATTATTATCAGGATTTTTCTCGATTCAAGAACCGCTTTTATTACCCATACCATCACTATATTAGCTTGTTCTATTGCATTAAGGTATCCATACGAATTTATTCTATTACAATTAACATCTGGTTTAGTCGCTATTTACAGTCTGCGGGAACTATCGCAGCGTTCACAGCTATTCCGTACTGCTTTTTTAGTAATAATAACCTATATATTAGTTTACTTTGCTTTTGAACTGATCACTGAGAACAGCCTTTCGAACCTTAATGGGAAGACATATTTATACTTTATTATTAATGGTGTTTTTCTCTTATTTACCTACCCGCTTCTTTTTCTATTAGAAAAAATATTCAGCTTCACATCCAATGTTACTTTAGTAGAGCTATCCAACATAAACAACGCTCTACTACGGAAATTATCCGAAACTGTACCAGGTACCTTCCAGCATTCAATGCAAGTTGCCAATCTAGCAGCAGAAGCCGCCATACGCGTTGGGGCAAAAAGCCAATTAGTTCGAACAGGAGCATTATATCATGACATTGGCAAGATGGTAAATCCCGTTTTTTTTACAGAGAACCAAACAGCAAACATAAACCCTCACGAAAAACTTAGCTATGAGCAAAGCGCACAAATCGTGATTAACCATATAAATGATGGAGTGAAGTTAGCAGAAAAGAACAATTTACCGAAAGCCATAAAAGATTTCATAGTAACTCATCATGGAAGAGGGAAAACCAAATTTTTCTATATTTCATGGAAAAACGAACATCCCAATGAAGAGCCTAATGAAGAATTATTCACCTACCCTGGACCCAATCCCTTCTCTAAGGAAACCGCAATTTTAATGATGGCCGATGGGGTAGAAGCTGCATCCAGAAGTTTAAACGAATATACAGAAGAAAGCATCAGCATTCTCGTTGAAAAAATAATAGACAGCCAAGTAGAAGAGGGCTATTTCAGAGAATGTCCAATTACATTCCAAGATATAGCCACGGTGAAAGAGGTATTCAAAGAAAAGCTAAGGACAATTTATCACACAAGAATCAGCTATCCTGAGTTAAAAAAGTAA
- a CDS encoding low molecular weight protein-tyrosine-phosphatase, translated as MDRKILFVCLGNICRSPAAEGIMQKLVQKWGIESLEIDSAGVLGYHAGELPDSRMRTHALKRGYVLSHRSRQVTMNDFYNFDMIIGMDDRNIDDLRDLAPSPEEWKKIHRMTDYCRKTTADHVPDPYYGGSQGFDHVLDLLEDACEGLLTFLTQDS; from the coding sequence ATGGATCGAAAAATATTATTTGTTTGTTTGGGAAATATATGCCGTTCGCCGGCTGCTGAGGGAATAATGCAAAAACTTGTTCAGAAGTGGGGAATTGAAAGTCTAGAGATAGATTCTGCTGGAGTTTTAGGCTATCATGCAGGAGAGCTTCCTGATTCACGTATGAGAACGCATGCTCTGAAAAGGGGATATGTTTTGTCGCATAGATCGAGGCAGGTCACTATGAACGATTTCTATAATTTTGATATGATTATAGGAATGGATGATCGGAATATCGATGATTTACGTGATTTGGCCCCTTCTCCTGAAGAATGGAAGAAAATACATCGCATGACGGATTATTGTAGAAAAACGACTGCTGATCATGTGCCGGATCCTTACTATGGAGGTTCGCAGGGCTTTGATCACGTGCTTGATCTGTTAGAGGATGCTTGTGAAGGGTTGCTTACTTTTTTAACTCAGGATAGCTGA
- the priA gene encoding primosomal protein N', whose amino-acid sequence MKRYVDVILPLPLARNFTYALPDEGMDEVKAGCRVVVSFGRKKYYTAIVCNVHYCTPTEYEVKEVSALLDASPILFPKQFTFWEWLSNYYFCTQGDVYKAALPSGLKLESETLVEINPDFESSEKLSEKEQLILDLLSNAGEYSITKLEKESKIKNILGVLKALLDKGAVFVKEELRRNYKPKTEIRIRLLPEIANELSLKNLFEELSRAPKQLSLLMKYVELSGFLGENTLKEVSKKDLLKQSLVSASVCNALIEKQVFETYESEIGRLDKVQRETLSLNPLNEYQQQAYDSLLLCFKQKNVCLLHGVTSSGKTEIYIHLIEEAIQRGKQVLYLLPEIALTTQITERLSRVFGMRLGIYHSKFSDAERVEVWQKQLTDNGYDIILGVRSSVFLPFKNLGLVIVDEEHENTYKQQDPAPRYHARNAAIVLAAMYGAKTLLGTATPSIESYYNASIGKYGLVELKERYKEIQLPEIIPVDIKELHRKKRMSGPFSPLLLSSIKQALEKKEQIILFQNRRGFAPMIECRTCGWVPKCKNCDVSLTYHKGMNQLTCHYCGYTYQLPKACPACEGVELMHRGFGTEKIEDEVKTLFPEASVARMDVDTTRTRNAYEKIIADFETGKTDILIGTQMVSKGLDFDHVNVVGILNADTMLNYPDFRSYERAFQLMAQVSGRAGRKFGRGKVVLQTKSMDHPIIAQVMANDYEQMANNQLAERQLFQYPPYYRLIYVYMKSKTSTLLDVAAHLMGEKLRMLFASRILGPDKPPVARIQTLYIRKIVLKVETNVSMDRIRECLFKARNEIIGDERFRSLIIYYDVDPM is encoded by the coding sequence ATGAAAAGATATGTAGACGTTATTTTGCCTTTACCCCTTGCTCGCAATTTTACTTATGCTCTTCCTGATGAGGGAATGGATGAAGTGAAGGCGGGTTGTAGAGTTGTTGTGTCGTTTGGTCGCAAGAAATATTATACGGCTATCGTTTGCAATGTGCATTATTGTACTCCTACCGAATATGAAGTGAAGGAGGTTTCGGCGCTTTTGGATGCTTCTCCTATATTATTCCCTAAGCAATTTACTTTTTGGGAGTGGCTTTCAAACTATTATTTCTGTACGCAGGGAGATGTTTACAAGGCAGCTTTACCTTCGGGGTTAAAGCTAGAGAGTGAAACGCTAGTTGAAATAAATCCAGACTTTGAATCCTCAGAGAAATTATCAGAAAAGGAACAACTTATACTTGATTTACTTTCGAATGCTGGAGAGTATAGTATTACTAAGCTCGAGAAAGAGAGTAAGATAAAGAATATATTGGGAGTCTTGAAAGCATTGCTTGATAAGGGTGCGGTATTTGTGAAAGAGGAGTTGCGCCGCAATTACAAACCTAAAACAGAAATTCGTATTCGTCTGCTCCCTGAAATAGCCAATGAATTGAGCCTAAAAAATCTGTTTGAAGAATTATCGCGGGCTCCAAAGCAATTGTCTCTTTTGATGAAATATGTAGAACTTTCCGGCTTTTTGGGAGAAAACACTTTAAAAGAAGTTTCTAAAAAAGATCTTCTGAAACAGTCATTGGTATCAGCTTCTGTTTGTAATGCTTTGATAGAGAAACAGGTGTTTGAAACATATGAATCTGAAATTGGTCGCTTAGATAAAGTGCAAAGAGAAACGCTCTCTTTGAATCCACTGAATGAATATCAGCAGCAAGCTTATGATAGCTTATTGCTTTGTTTTAAACAGAAAAATGTTTGCTTGTTACACGGTGTCACCTCTAGTGGTAAAACAGAAATCTATATACATCTTATTGAAGAAGCTATCCAAAGAGGAAAGCAAGTGCTGTATCTGCTGCCTGAAATAGCTTTAACCACTCAAATAACAGAGCGTTTGAGTAGAGTTTTTGGTATGCGTTTGGGCATATATCATTCTAAATTTTCGGATGCCGAAAGGGTTGAGGTTTGGCAGAAGCAATTGACTGATAATGGTTATGATATCATATTAGGAGTACGTTCTTCAGTCTTCCTTCCATTTAAAAATTTAGGTCTTGTTATTGTAGACGAAGAACATGAGAATACATATAAACAACAAGACCCTGCTCCCCGTTATCATGCACGTAATGCGGCGATTGTTTTAGCGGCGATGTATGGTGCTAAAACGTTATTAGGCACAGCAACTCCTTCGATAGAGTCTTATTATAATGCGTCAATTGGTAAATATGGGCTAGTAGAGCTTAAGGAGCGCTATAAAGAGATTCAGTTACCTGAAATTATACCGGTAGATATTAAGGAGTTACATCGAAAGAAACGCATGTCCGGTCCATTTTCTCCTCTTCTTCTTTCTTCTATTAAGCAGGCTTTGGAAAAAAAAGAGCAAATAATTCTCTTTCAAAACAGAAGGGGGTTTGCACCTATGATAGAGTGCAGAACTTGTGGATGGGTACCTAAATGTAAAAATTGTGATGTAAGCCTAACTTATCATAAGGGAATGAATCAACTTACTTGTCATTATTGTGGCTATACCTATCAGCTTCCTAAAGCTTGCCCTGCATGTGAAGGAGTTGAGTTGATGCATCGTGGTTTTGGTACCGAAAAGATTGAAGATGAGGTTAAAACTTTATTTCCCGAAGCTTCTGTGGCTCGTATGGATGTTGACACGACGCGTACTCGTAACGCTTATGAAAAGATTATAGCAGACTTTGAAACAGGGAAGACGGATATACTTATTGGTACGCAAATGGTTTCCAAAGGCTTGGATTTTGATCATGTTAATGTGGTGGGAATATTGAATGCAGATACAATGCTTAATTATCCGGATTTTCGCTCTTATGAGAGGGCATTTCAGCTAATGGCTCAGGTTTCCGGTAGGGCAGGAAGAAAGTTCGGAAGAGGTAAGGTCGTTCTTCAGACAAAGAGTATGGATCACCCTATCATTGCACAAGTAATGGCAAATGATTATGAGCAAATGGCAAATAATCAGCTTGCTGAAAGGCAGTTATTTCAATATCCGCCTTATTACCGTTTAATTTATGTTTACATGAAAAGTAAGACTTCGACTTTACTGGATGTCGCAGCACATTTGATGGGAGAGAAGCTCAGGATGTTATTTGCTTCAAGAATTCTTGGTCCCGACAAGCCTCCTGTTGCCCGTATACAAACATTGTATATCAGAAAAATTGTTTTAAAGGTAGAGACGAATGTTTCTATGGATCGTATTCGTGAATGTTTGTTTAAGGCAAGAAACGAAATCATTGGTGATGAGAGATTTAGATCGCTAATAATATATTATGATGTTGATCCGATGTAA
- a CDS encoding porin family protein: MKKFVSAFMLIACLLMAMPAHAQIKFGVKGGLNLASASLSDAWKNKGDADNYTGFFIGPMLDITIPIIGLGVDGAVMYSQKGTKFSFENGISSKTFKQQGIEIPLNLKYTVGLGSMAGIYFAAGPSFFFNMKSDEKFTVDNVKSSIDYEKSEVALNLGVGLKLVKHLQLGVNYNMPLTDSAKASVESGSLSDLNGKSFKTKVWQVSVAYLF; this comes from the coding sequence ATGAAAAAATTTGTTAGTGCTTTTATGCTTATTGCATGCTTATTGATGGCTATGCCTGCGCATGCACAAATAAAATTTGGAGTTAAAGGTGGTCTGAATTTGGCGTCAGCTTCACTTTCTGATGCATGGAAAAATAAAGGGGATGCTGATAATTATACAGGCTTTTTTATTGGGCCTATGCTGGACATTACTATCCCTATCATTGGATTAGGCGTGGACGGTGCGGTGATGTACTCTCAAAAGGGAACGAAATTTTCTTTTGAAAATGGAATTTCTAGTAAGACGTTTAAGCAACAAGGTATTGAAATCCCTCTTAATCTGAAATATACCGTGGGACTTGGCAGTATGGCTGGTATCTATTTTGCAGCAGGTCCTAGCTTCTTTTTTAACATGAAATCGGATGAAAAATTCACGGTTGATAATGTAAAGAGTTCTATTGATTATGAGAAATCGGAAGTGGCTCTCAATTTAGGTGTTGGGTTGAAACTTGTGAAACACCTGCAGTTGGGCGTAAACTATAATATGCCATTGACTGATTCAGCTAAAGCGAGTGTTGAATCTGGTTCGCTGAGTGATTTAAATGGAAAATCTTTTAAAACAAAAGTATGGCAGGTTTCTGTCGCTTATCTTTTTTAG
- a CDS encoding LytTR family DNA-binding domain-containing protein, whose product MNTTYSYHNIKEEFTYIILWLLLTACCWIAMKPLVLVSTTALLLNCSVFSALIVFTGWLWNLLPEKNYMELIVAPRTILNYVTLGLFVLALWAGLYLLVIYLLLLKEEFVLLLPLFPLHLFIAVLILIAYGVYDYLVSHKEDDAERLSNDDSEVVQEGDLDDIVLEQLAVKSGQKIQVILVDDIYALQADGDYVLIFTEKAKYLKEQTMKYFMAHLPDKQFVRIHRSCIINVKQVLRIELYKKQQQMITLKNGYEVKASVAGYKLLKEVLNL is encoded by the coding sequence ATGAATACGACATACTCTTATCATAACATAAAGGAAGAATTTACTTATATTATTTTATGGCTTCTCTTGACAGCTTGTTGCTGGATTGCAATGAAGCCATTGGTACTAGTCTCGACGACTGCTCTATTACTTAACTGCTCTGTTTTTTCTGCATTGATCGTTTTTACTGGATGGTTATGGAATCTTTTGCCGGAGAAAAACTATATGGAGCTTATTGTGGCTCCACGTACTATACTAAACTATGTTACTTTAGGACTTTTTGTGTTAGCTCTTTGGGCCGGATTATATCTGTTAGTAATTTATTTATTGTTGCTGAAAGAGGAATTTGTCTTGCTGTTGCCTTTATTCCCTCTTCATTTATTTATCGCTGTTTTGATCCTAATTGCTTATGGGGTTTATGATTATCTCGTTTCGCACAAAGAGGATGATGCAGAGCGCTTGTCAAATGATGACAGTGAGGTTGTTCAGGAGGGCGATTTGGACGATATTGTTTTGGAACAGTTGGCTGTTAAATCAGGTCAAAAGATCCAAGTTATTTTGGTGGATGACATATATGCTTTGCAGGCTGACGGTGACTATGTACTTATATTTACCGAGAAAGCGAAATATCTCAAGGAACAGACTATGAAATATTTTATGGCTCATCTTCCTGATAAACAGTTTGTACGGATACACCGCTCTTGTATTATCAATGTAAAGCAGGTTTTGCGTATTGAACTATATAAAAAGCAGCAACAGATGATTACTCTCAAAAATGGCTACGAAGTTAAAGCCAGTGTGGCAGGGTATAAACTCTTGAAGGAAGTGTTAAATTTGTAA
- a CDS encoding LiaF domain-containing protein has product MKTVRRNSHQRHSALFAVLLIVVGLVLLGLNLGFVSQEYKDIFFTWPMLMVVIGIISFSKQHFWSGAIWFMLGSFFLVPHILSIYPDLLSISADHFVNTYWPALLVAGGIISLVYLMLPYNIRHRKSNRFCRTHFCDDKKDFFSEEAKEYVGGYFKRHSVFSSGKYIVLDPIFKGGEINTVFGDTLLDLRKTDLADGETVINVNTVFGSIKIYVPEHWKVDIKLESIMYTFKDERLSRGQADETKRLIIRASGVLGSGELRN; this is encoded by the coding sequence ATGAAAACTGTTAGAAGAAATAGCCATCAGAGACATTCTGCTCTGTTTGCAGTATTGCTTATCGTTGTAGGTCTTGTCCTTTTGGGGCTAAATTTAGGTTTTGTTTCGCAAGAATATAAAGATATATTTTTCACTTGGCCCATGTTAATGGTTGTAATAGGTATTATTTCATTTTCAAAACAACATTTTTGGTCAGGTGCCATTTGGTTTATGTTAGGTAGCTTTTTCTTAGTTCCGCATATCCTTAGTATATATCCGGACCTTTTATCAATATCTGCCGATCATTTTGTCAATACTTACTGGCCGGCATTGTTGGTTGCTGGTGGTATTATTTCTCTTGTTTATCTAATGTTACCTTATAATATACGGCATAGAAAATCTAATCGTTTTTGTCGCACTCATTTTTGTGATGACAAGAAAGATTTTTTTTCCGAAGAGGCTAAGGAATACGTTGGAGGATATTTTAAAAGACACAGTGTTTTTTCAAGTGGAAAATATATTGTTCTAGATCCGATCTTTAAAGGCGGAGAAATAAATACTGTTTTTGGAGATACGTTGCTCGACTTGAGAAAAACGGATTTGGCAGATGGCGAAACAGTGATAAATGTAAATACTGTATTTGGAAGCATTAAAATTTATGTGCCGGAACATTGGAAAGTAGATATTAAACTAGAATCAATCATGTACACATTCAAGGATGAACGCTTAAGTAGAGGTCAGGCGGATGAAACAAAACGTTTGATTATTCGCGCTAGCGGAGTTCTTGGAAGTGGAGAACTAAGAAATTAA
- a CDS encoding DUF2795 domain-containing protein, with amino-acid sequence MYWTLELASKLEDAPWPATKDELIDYAMRSGAPLEVIENLQEMEDEGEIYESIEDIWPDYPSKEDFFFNEEEY; translated from the coding sequence ATGTATTGGACATTGGAATTAGCATCAAAATTGGAGGATGCTCCCTGGCCTGCTACCAAGGATGAACTTATCGATTATGCTATGCGTTCGGGCGCTCCTCTTGAAGTTATTGAAAATCTTCAAGAGATGGAAGACGAAGGTGAAATCTATGAGAGTATAGAAGATATATGGCCCGATTATCCCAGTAAAGAGGATTTCTTCTTTAATGAAGAGGAGTATTAA
- a CDS encoding cob(I)yrinic acid a,c-diamide adenosyltransferase, translated as MKKSLVYTKTGDKGTTGLIGGTRVAKTDARLEAYGTVDELNANLGLLVTYLLEERDKNFLAVVQDKLFAVGSHLATDVEKVDLHDVSIITKEDIDLMESEIDAADEMLPSLRWFVMPGGARGAAVCHVCRTVCRRAERRILALADTFVMGTELLAYINRLSDYLFVLSRKINYLEKKEEIFWNKRC; from the coding sequence ATGAAGAAAAGTTTAGTATACACAAAAACAGGTGATAAGGGAACAACAGGTCTTATTGGAGGAACTCGAGTTGCAAAAACGGATGCTCGTCTTGAGGCTTATGGAACGGTTGACGAACTGAATGCCAATTTGGGTTTATTGGTGACATATCTTTTGGAAGAACGAGATAAGAATTTTCTAGCAGTAGTACAAGATAAACTCTTTGCGGTGGGCTCTCATTTAGCTACAGATGTTGAGAAAGTAGATTTGCATGATGTGAGCATTATTACTAAAGAAGATATTGATCTGATGGAGAGTGAAATTGATGCTGCGGATGAAATGTTGCCATCTCTTCGTTGGTTTGTTATGCCGGGAGGCGCTAGAGGGGCTGCTGTTTGTCATGTTTGTCGTACTGTTTGCCGACGTGCAGAAAGGCGTATTTTGGCTTTGGCGGATACTTTTGTAATGGGGACTGAATTGCTGGCATACATTAATAGACTTTCTGATTATTTATTTGTCTTATCACGCAAGATTAATTATCTTGAAAAAAAAGAAGAAATATTTTGGAATAAACGTTGCTAG
- a CDS encoding winged helix-turn-helix domain-containing protein codes for MEENKKEYSLQQEEIARFGKALGHPARIAILHFLASQRSCYFGDIHDELPIAKATVSQHLKELKEAGLIQGEIEPPKVKYCINATNWTLAQKLFATFFRECEGTKEQCCK; via the coding sequence ATGGAAGAAAACAAAAAAGAATATAGTTTGCAACAAGAGGAAATAGCTCGCTTTGGCAAAGCTTTAGGACATCCTGCACGTATTGCAATATTACACTTCTTAGCATCACAAAGAAGTTGCTATTTTGGTGATATTCATGATGAGCTACCTATTGCCAAAGCAACAGTCTCCCAACACTTAAAAGAATTAAAAGAAGCCGGATTAATACAAGGAGAGATAGAACCTCCCAAAGTCAAATATTGCATAAATGCAACAAACTGGACTCTAGCACAAAAGTTGTTCGCTACTTTCTTCAGAGAATGTGAAGGCACAAAAGAGCAGTGTTGCAAATAA
- a CDS encoding thioredoxin family protein — translation MEIKVLGTGCASCKALYETVKQAVNELGIEAQIIKEEDLTKIMDYNVMRLPALVIDEKVVSAGKKLSLQETKTLISK, via the coding sequence ATGGAAATTAAAGTATTAGGAACAGGATGCGCAAGCTGCAAAGCTTTGTACGAAACAGTAAAACAAGCAGTCAACGAACTCGGCATAGAAGCCCAAATCATAAAAGAAGAAGATCTTACCAAAATTATGGATTACAATGTCATGAGACTTCCCGCATTAGTTATAGACGAAAAGGTTGTATCAGCCGGAAAGAAACTCTCTTTGCAGGAAACAAAAACATTAATCAGTAAATAA
- a CDS encoding nitrophenyl compound nitroreductase subunit ArsF family protein, which yields MKQLLLITAIVIFAFSSCNNKNSQSSKSNHADSIQSDRVEVLYFHGKQRCITCRAIELHTKELLDSLYNKELGNGKVTFRIIDISTKKGEAIADKYEVTWSSLFINQWREGKEIRNNMTEFAFSNAKGNPKEFKVGLEKEINQLLK from the coding sequence ATGAAACAGCTATTATTAATTACGGCGATAGTAATATTCGCCTTTTCATCATGCAACAACAAAAATTCTCAAAGCTCAAAATCAAACCATGCAGACTCTATCCAAAGTGATCGAGTAGAAGTACTTTATTTTCATGGGAAACAGCGTTGCATTACTTGCCGTGCTATAGAGCTTCACACAAAAGAACTCTTAGATAGTTTATATAATAAAGAATTAGGCAACGGCAAGGTTACATTCCGCATCATTGACATTTCAACAAAAAAAGGGGAAGCAATCGCTGATAAATATGAGGTTACGTGGTCATCCCTTTTCATCAATCAATGGCGAGAAGGAAAAGAAATACGAAATAATATGACTGAATTTGCATTTTCAAATGCAAAAGGAAATCCAAAGGAATTCAAAGTGGGATTGGAGAAAGAGATAAATCAATTGTTGAAATAG
- a CDS encoding aromatic aminobenezylarsenical efflux permease ArsG family transporter, with the protein MQTIQAIIDSSNTPLITAFLLGLLTAVSPCPLATNITAVGFISKDIEKKQTIFRNGLLYTLGRMITYTTLGIILIPILREGSSMFAIQKIISKYGELAIGPLLVLIGVFMLWGDRLNLPSLGIQGENRKIQSIKGALGALLLGIIYALAFCPTSGVFYFGMLIPMSAAENGGYLLPPVFAIATGLPVILTAWVLAFSLNNIGRFYNRMKTFEKWFRYAVATLFFIIGIYYTIMYNF; encoded by the coding sequence ATGCAGACAATACAGGCCATCATTGATAGCAGCAACACTCCACTAATAACAGCTTTTCTATTAGGCTTGTTAACAGCAGTGAGCCCTTGTCCGCTAGCGACCAACATCACCGCCGTAGGTTTTATCAGCAAAGACATAGAAAAGAAGCAGACCATATTTAGAAATGGGCTGCTTTATACCCTAGGAAGAATGATAACCTACACAACACTAGGAATCATTCTAATTCCCATATTACGAGAAGGAAGCAGCATGTTTGCCATCCAGAAAATAATCAGTAAATATGGAGAATTAGCAATAGGCCCTTTGCTGGTATTAATTGGTGTTTTCATGCTGTGGGGAGATCGATTAAACCTGCCATCATTGGGCATACAAGGTGAAAACAGGAAAATACAGAGCATAAAAGGTGCGTTAGGAGCACTGCTGCTAGGCATTATATATGCACTTGCTTTCTGCCCCACCAGCGGCGTTTTTTATTTCGGAATGCTTATACCAATGTCTGCAGCAGAAAACGGAGGATACCTACTCCCTCCGGTTTTCGCAATAGCAACCGGACTTCCTGTCATACTAACTGCATGGGTTTTAGCATTTAGCCTCAACAACATCGGCCGATTCTATAATCGAATGAAAACCTTTGAAAAATGGTTTCGCTATGCCGTAGCAACTCTATTTTTTATTATAGGTATCTATTATACCATAATGTATAATTTCTAA